A region from the Desulfitobacterium dehalogenans ATCC 51507 genome encodes:
- a CDS encoding methionine ABC transporter permease: protein MFDFTNPQYWETIYRLLVPATGDTLYMVIVSTLLAYLMGVPLGVILVISSPEHISPNPWIERTLGTVINIFRSIPFIILLLLLIPVTQAIVGTYIGTTAAIVPLVIATAPFVARMVENSLKEVPYGVIEAALSMGSSPWQIICKVLLPEAKASLVLGVAITTISVVGYTAMAGAVGGGGLGDVAIRYGQHRFRTDVMFMTVIILVIIVQFVQLFGTKLARRINHH from the coding sequence ATGTTTGATTTTACCAATCCCCAATACTGGGAAACCATCTATCGACTTCTGGTCCCTGCCACGGGAGATACTTTATATATGGTTATCGTCTCCACTCTGCTGGCCTATCTTATGGGCGTTCCCCTTGGGGTTATTCTGGTCATCTCTTCCCCCGAGCATATCTCACCCAATCCCTGGATAGAACGCACCCTCGGGACGGTGATCAACATCTTCCGTTCAATACCCTTCATCATTTTGCTCTTGCTCTTGATTCCCGTCACTCAGGCCATTGTCGGCACCTATATCGGTACAACGGCGGCAATAGTACCTTTAGTCATTGCCACTGCACCTTTCGTAGCCCGCATGGTGGAGAATTCACTGAAAGAAGTTCCTTATGGAGTCATTGAAGCAGCTTTATCCATGGGTTCTTCCCCTTGGCAAATTATCTGTAAAGTACTTTTACCCGAGGCTAAAGCCTCTCTCGTCTTAGGCGTCGCTATCACTACCATCAGTGTCGTTGGGTATACCGCCATGGCGGGAGCCGTAGGAGGCGGCGGCTTGGGAGATGTCGCCATCCGCTATGGACAACACCGTTTTCGGACCGATGTTATGTTTATGACCGTCATCATCCTTGTGATCATCGTCCAATTCGTCCAACTCTTTGGCACCAAACTGGCTCGCCGGATTAATCACCACTAA
- the purN gene encoding phosphoribosylglycinamide formyltransferase has protein sequence MRIGVLASGRGSNLQALIEAWKHGELNGELVAVGSDKEGALALKRAEEAGIPHATFPLSHFPSRKEQENAILNWLLEQKVELLALAGFMKVLSKEFLHDIQIPILNIHPSLLPSFQGLHAQKQALEYGVKISGCTVHFVDEGLDSGPIIAQEAVPVLPEDTEDSLSARILEAEHRIYPEAVGWVSSGRIKRNGRIVVKL, from the coding sequence ATGCGGATCGGAGTCCTTGCTTCCGGACGTGGGAGCAATCTACAAGCATTGATTGAGGCGTGGAAGCATGGAGAATTAAATGGGGAACTGGTGGCTGTCGGGTCGGACAAAGAAGGAGCTCTGGCTCTCAAAAGAGCAGAAGAGGCCGGTATACCCCATGCGACCTTTCCTTTGAGCCACTTTCCTTCCCGCAAGGAGCAAGAAAACGCTATCCTGAATTGGCTGCTGGAGCAAAAGGTAGAGCTTCTGGCTTTGGCTGGGTTTATGAAGGTTTTAAGCAAGGAGTTTCTCCATGATATTCAGATCCCTATACTTAACATCCACCCATCCCTTTTGCCCTCTTTTCAAGGATTGCATGCTCAAAAGCAAGCCCTTGAATACGGGGTCAAGATATCCGGATGCACAGTGCACTTTGTGGATGAAGGTCTGGACAGCGGTCCCATTATTGCACAAGAGGCAGTACCCGTCTTGCCGGAGGATACGGAAGATTCCTTGTCTGCCCGTATTCTGGAGGCAGAACATCGCATTTATCCGGAAGCAGTAGGATGGGTGTCCAGTGGACGGATCAAAAGAAATGGGCGTATCGTAGTTAAACTATAG
- the purD gene encoding phosphoribosylamine--glycine ligase codes for MGKKVLVVGNGGREHALAWKIAQSPEVGKLYVAPGNAGTLEWNVAISATDIPGLLEFAQKEGIDLTIVGPEAPLTLGIVDAFQKEGLRIFGPTQGAARLEGSKSFAKEIMEEAGVPTAQSRVFSEPEKAKEYIKHMGAPIVLKADGLAAGKGVIVAMDLDTALKAVDELMGGSLGESGKLLLIEEYMEGQEVSLLCLCDGEHAVALVPVQDHKRALDGDQGLNTGGMGTYSPPPFWNAEMEEEALRTIVHPTLKVMKDKGMPFQGVLFAGLMLTKNGPKTLEFNVRFGDPETQVVMARMESDLFEVLWACTEGQLKDIKLEWKKEKAICIVMAAPGYPMAYKKGIPIALPEVFEQGQVIFHAGTSLSQDGELQSSGGRVLGVTVLGDDLNQARQLGYALVEKIDFPGAHYRKDIGVKGL; via the coding sequence ATGGGTAAGAAGGTTTTGGTGGTAGGCAATGGAGGCAGAGAACATGCCCTGGCCTGGAAAATAGCCCAAAGTCCGGAGGTCGGAAAACTGTATGTTGCCCCAGGAAATGCCGGAACTCTGGAATGGAATGTGGCGATTTCGGCTACAGATATCCCCGGCTTGCTTGAATTTGCCCAAAAAGAGGGCATTGATTTAACCATTGTGGGTCCTGAGGCTCCTTTGACTTTAGGGATCGTGGATGCTTTCCAAAAAGAGGGGCTAAGGATTTTTGGACCTACTCAAGGAGCCGCTCGACTGGAAGGAAGCAAGTCCTTTGCCAAGGAAATTATGGAAGAGGCAGGGGTACCCACGGCTCAAAGCCGGGTGTTCTCTGAACCTGAGAAGGCCAAGGAATATATTAAGCACATGGGAGCACCTATTGTCTTAAAGGCCGATGGCCTAGCAGCCGGCAAGGGAGTGATTGTAGCCATGGACTTGGACACGGCGTTGAAGGCTGTGGATGAGTTAATGGGCGGCTCTTTAGGTGAGTCGGGAAAATTGCTCTTGATTGAAGAATATATGGAAGGGCAGGAAGTCAGCTTACTCTGTCTCTGTGACGGTGAACATGCGGTCGCTCTGGTTCCTGTTCAAGACCATAAACGAGCTTTGGACGGGGACCAGGGTTTGAACACCGGCGGAATGGGTACTTATAGTCCTCCACCTTTTTGGAATGCGGAGATGGAAGAAGAGGCATTAAGAACAATCGTGCACCCCACTTTAAAAGTCATGAAGGATAAGGGGATGCCCTTTCAAGGGGTTCTTTTTGCCGGTTTGATGCTGACCAAAAATGGTCCTAAAACGCTGGAATTCAATGTCCGCTTCGGTGATCCGGAAACCCAAGTGGTTATGGCCCGTATGGAATCGGATTTATTCGAGGTTCTTTGGGCTTGTACTGAGGGGCAGCTTAAGGATATAAAGTTGGAATGGAAAAAAGAAAAAGCTATCTGTATCGTTATGGCCGCACCAGGGTACCCTATGGCCTATAAAAAAGGCATTCCCATCGCCTTGCCGGAAGTCTTTGAGCAAGGACAAGTGATTTTTCACGCCGGAACCTCCCTTTCCCAAGATGGAGAGCTGCAGAGCTCTGGTGGAAGGGTTTTGGGGGTAACGGTTTTGGGAGATGATCTTAACCAGGCACGTCAGTTGGGGTATGCCTTAGTAGAAAAAATAGACTTCCCCGGAGCTCATTATCGTAAAGATATTGGGGTAAAAGGTCTTTAG
- the purH gene encoding bifunctional phosphoribosylaminoimidazolecarboxamide formyltransferase/IMP cyclohydrolase: protein MNRRAVLSVSNKTGIVEFAQGLVELGFELVSTGGTFKTLTEAGLPVRYVTEITEFPEILDGRVKTLHPKIHGGILARATEEHLQQLKDNDIGLIDLVVVNLYPFKETIAKPGVQFQEAIENIDIGGPSMVRAAAKNQERVGIVVNPQRYSEVLQALREQGEIPYAMRKRLAAEAFAHTAEYDQCIAAYLTAELAGESISTSPFPDTITLSAQKVQDLRYGENPDQKAAFYRGVEAMGTLAHGEQIQGKELSYNNWTDMDAAWSIVQDFNDPACAIIKHTNPCGTALGKTALEAYERALEADPVSAFGGIIAFNRAIDAECAGALKAHFYEVIVAPEFSSEARAILQEKKNLRLVKVAQDGNPTITPWKVRSIQGGYLIQEEDEGTTPVSEWQVASKRQPTPEDLRELDFAWRVVKHVKSNAIVLAKNGQTLGVGAGQMNRVGSVKIALEQAGEKAQGAYLASDAFFPFPDSLEEAAKAGVRAVVQPGGSVRDAEVIEAADRLNLIMVFTHRRHFKH from the coding sequence ATGAATCGTCGAGCTGTGCTTAGTGTTTCTAATAAGACAGGAATTGTGGAATTCGCTCAAGGGCTTGTTGAGTTGGGCTTTGAGTTGGTTTCTACCGGTGGAACCTTTAAAACCTTGACCGAAGCAGGATTACCTGTTCGCTATGTTACTGAGATTACGGAATTTCCGGAGATTTTGGATGGGCGGGTCAAGACCCTTCATCCGAAGATTCATGGCGGCATTTTGGCCAGAGCTACGGAAGAACATTTACAGCAGCTCAAGGATAATGATATCGGCCTGATTGATCTTGTGGTGGTGAATCTATATCCCTTTAAAGAGACCATTGCCAAACCGGGAGTCCAGTTTCAGGAGGCCATTGAGAATATTGATATTGGCGGTCCTTCCATGGTTCGTGCGGCAGCAAAGAATCAGGAACGGGTGGGTATTGTCGTCAATCCGCAGCGGTACTCAGAGGTGCTTCAAGCCCTACGTGAGCAGGGGGAAATCCCTTATGCTATGCGTAAACGCTTGGCAGCAGAGGCCTTTGCCCATACCGCCGAATATGATCAGTGTATTGCCGCGTATTTGACGGCGGAGCTTGCTGGGGAGTCCATCTCCACCTCTCCTTTCCCCGATACCATAACACTCTCTGCCCAAAAGGTTCAGGATCTTCGCTATGGGGAGAACCCGGACCAGAAAGCTGCTTTTTATCGGGGAGTAGAAGCAATGGGCACATTGGCCCATGGCGAGCAGATTCAGGGGAAAGAACTCTCCTATAATAATTGGACGGATATGGACGCAGCCTGGAGTATCGTCCAGGATTTCAATGATCCGGCCTGCGCTATTATTAAGCATACCAATCCCTGCGGTACAGCTTTGGGAAAAACGGCTCTGGAAGCGTATGAAAGGGCTCTGGAAGCGGATCCGGTGTCGGCATTTGGAGGAATTATCGCCTTTAACCGTGCTATCGATGCTGAATGTGCCGGCGCACTTAAGGCTCACTTCTATGAAGTCATCGTTGCTCCTGAATTCAGCTCTGAAGCCAGGGCAATACTACAGGAAAAGAAGAATCTTCGTCTAGTCAAGGTAGCTCAGGACGGGAATCCAACGATCACGCCCTGGAAGGTTCGTTCCATCCAAGGTGGATATTTAATTCAGGAAGAGGATGAAGGGACTACACCGGTCTCAGAATGGCAGGTAGCCAGTAAGCGCCAGCCCACCCCTGAGGATCTTCGCGAATTGGATTTTGCCTGGCGGGTGGTGAAGCATGTCAAATCCAATGCTATTGTACTAGCCAAAAATGGCCAAACCCTTGGGGTGGGAGCGGGTCAGATGAATCGGGTCGGCTCAGTCAAGATTGCCTTGGAACAGGCGGGAGAAAAAGCTCAGGGAGCTTATCTGGCCTCCGATGCCTTTTTTCCGTTCCCGGATTCTTTGGAGGAAGCGGCAAAAGCAGGTGTGCGAGCTGTGGTTCAGCCGGGCGGCTCGGTCAGAGATGCGGAAGTCATTGAAGCGGCTGATCGCTTGAACCTGATTATGGTGTTTACTCATCGTCGCCACTTTAAGCATTAA
- a CDS encoding MFS transporter encodes MSISQRIENLPVKRFHYILLISAGLGWMFDSMDTGIISFVLPVLMKTWGLTPEQVGNIGSVGLLGMALGAILSGSVADRIGRKKVFAFTLVMYSLATGLCGLAWSYSSLLFFRFLVGFGLGGQLPVAVTLVSEFTPAKHRGKFLVLLESFWAIGWLLASVISYLIIPNYGWHIAFFIGAIPALYVFYLWKYIPESPRFLEEQGRIQEAEAVYRMVAGEAGFDVKDSRIDKKVKRERELPKQENPNTKVLHRVTVAELFSRKFLRRTVFLWLLWFGIVYSYYGIFTWLPSILALKGFSLTKSFSYVIIMTLAQIPGYFSAAFLVDRIGRKPTLTAFVLGTAMSAYFFGQGNSVTMILIFGSLMSFFNLGAWGILYTYTPELYPTRARGTGAGWAAGFGRIGGILAPMVVGRMLGAEIPTETVFLMFAGVLILVVFNVLVLGEETKGRPMDEL; translated from the coding sequence ATGAGTATATCACAACGAATAGAAAACCTACCGGTTAAGAGATTTCACTATATACTTCTTATTTCTGCAGGTTTAGGATGGATGTTTGATTCCATGGATACGGGCATTATTTCCTTTGTTCTGCCGGTATTGATGAAGACTTGGGGATTAACCCCGGAACAGGTGGGGAATATCGGGAGTGTCGGCCTGTTAGGAATGGCTCTGGGAGCTATTCTGTCCGGGAGTGTGGCGGACCGGATCGGAAGAAAAAAGGTCTTTGCTTTTACTTTGGTTATGTATTCTTTAGCTACTGGATTATGCGGCTTAGCATGGAGTTATAGCTCCCTTTTGTTTTTTCGTTTTCTCGTGGGGTTTGGTTTGGGAGGACAACTGCCTGTCGCCGTGACTTTGGTTAGTGAGTTCACTCCTGCTAAGCATCGGGGGAAATTTCTCGTCCTTTTGGAAAGCTTCTGGGCCATAGGATGGCTCTTGGCATCCGTTATTTCCTACCTGATCATTCCCAACTATGGTTGGCATATTGCTTTTTTTATTGGTGCAATTCCTGCTCTTTATGTTTTCTATCTCTGGAAGTACATCCCGGAGTCACCGCGGTTTCTTGAGGAACAGGGAAGAATACAAGAGGCTGAGGCAGTGTATCGCATGGTCGCCGGGGAGGCAGGCTTTGATGTAAAAGATAGTAGAATTGATAAAAAAGTAAAACGTGAAAGAGAGCTGCCAAAGCAAGAGAATCCTAATACCAAAGTACTGCACCGGGTCACAGTAGCGGAATTGTTTTCCCGGAAGTTCCTGCGCAGAACGGTATTTCTCTGGCTTCTTTGGTTCGGAATTGTGTATTCTTACTATGGGATTTTCACATGGCTGCCCTCTATTCTTGCTTTAAAGGGTTTCTCTCTGACCAAGAGTTTTAGCTATGTTATTATTATGACCTTAGCTCAGATTCCCGGTTATTTTAGCGCGGCTTTTTTGGTCGATCGCATTGGGCGCAAGCCTACCTTGACTGCTTTCGTTTTAGGTACGGCGATGAGTGCTTATTTTTTTGGTCAGGGAAACAGTGTAACAATGATTCTTATCTTTGGCTCCCTTATGTCTTTCTTTAATCTTGGAGCATGGGGAATTCTCTACACCTATACCCCTGAGCTTTATCCTACCAGAGCTCGTGGAACCGGTGCCGGTTGGGCTGCAGGGTTTGGCCGTATCGGCGGCATCTTAGCCCCTATGGTGGTAGGCCGCATGCTAGGAGCAGAAATACCTACAGAAACGGTTTTTCTGATGTTTGCCGGAGTGCTTATATTAGTTGTCTTTAATGTTCTCGTTCTAGGTGAAGAGACGAAAGGCCGACCCATGGATGAGCTATAA
- a CDS encoding methionine ABC transporter ATP-binding protein: MIRIENLTKVYTSRKEQVVAIQDISLHIPKGAIYGIIGLSGAGKSTLVRCINRLEEPTGGKIVIDGQDLTAMSAPELRQARQKIGMIFQHFHLLQSRTVFDNIAFPLEIAGFKKLEIEERVKELLPLVGLEDKAYAYPSQLSGGQKQRVGIARALATNPKVLLCDEATSALDPQTTLSILDLLKDINQRFGLTIIMITHEMKVVKEICTDVAVIHESKIAEQGPVESVFIHPQSSVAKEFISTVFPNELPGDLLRELATHPNSQIVRIQFLGSRASDPIIADLMKECEVRANILYGSIDHLRSTLFGTLTLELQGEPEQLASAHQYLAQRELKVEVIKHV; the protein is encoded by the coding sequence TTGATTAGAATTGAGAACTTAACAAAGGTTTACACCTCCCGCAAAGAGCAAGTTGTAGCCATTCAAGATATCTCCCTTCATATTCCCAAAGGCGCTATATACGGCATCATCGGTTTAAGCGGCGCGGGTAAAAGTACCCTGGTCCGTTGCATCAATCGCTTGGAAGAGCCTACCGGCGGTAAAATCGTGATCGATGGTCAGGACTTGACGGCGATGTCTGCTCCTGAGCTCCGGCAAGCCCGCCAAAAGATCGGCATGATCTTTCAGCACTTCCATCTGCTCCAGTCCCGCACCGTTTTTGATAATATTGCCTTTCCCTTAGAGATTGCCGGTTTTAAAAAACTGGAGATAGAAGAACGAGTTAAGGAGCTTCTCCCCTTAGTCGGTTTAGAAGATAAAGCTTATGCCTATCCTTCCCAGCTCAGCGGCGGTCAAAAGCAAAGAGTGGGGATCGCTCGTGCATTGGCCACCAATCCCAAAGTACTCCTTTGTGATGAAGCTACTTCCGCCCTTGACCCCCAAACTACTTTATCCATCTTGGATCTCTTAAAGGATATCAATCAACGCTTCGGCTTAACCATCATCATGATTACTCACGAAATGAAAGTGGTTAAAGAGATCTGCACCGATGTGGCCGTCATCCATGAGTCAAAAATCGCTGAACAAGGGCCTGTGGAATCCGTTTTTATTCACCCCCAGTCCAGTGTTGCCAAAGAATTTATCTCTACCGTATTTCCTAATGAGCTGCCTGGGGATTTGCTCCGTGAACTGGCCACACATCCCAATTCCCAGATCGTACGCATCCAATTCTTAGGCTCACGGGCCTCGGACCCCATCATTGCCGATCTTATGAAAGAATGTGAAGTTCGGGCCAACATCCTCTACGGAAGTATCGACCACCTCCGCTCCACTCTCTTTGGCACCCTGACTTTGGAGCTGCAAGGAGAGCCCGAGCAGTTGGCTTCAGCTCATCAATATCTTGCTCAGCGCGAACTTAAAGTGGAGGTGATCAAGCATGTTTGA
- a CDS encoding YerC/YecD family TrpR-related protein codes for MNEYNDDDFKGIDQRLRDSLTDALFDALLLLKDREECYRFFQDIATVAEIKSLAQRLEVAKLLEKNVTYTTIAQSTGASTATISRVKRCLYFGADGYQMVLKRLEEKEKEED; via the coding sequence ATGAATGAATATAATGACGATGATTTTAAGGGAATTGATCAGCGCTTGCGTGATTCCTTAACGGATGCGCTTTTTGACGCTCTTTTATTATTAAAGGATCGGGAAGAATGCTATAGGTTCTTTCAGGATATCGCTACGGTGGCGGAGATTAAATCCCTGGCTCAGCGCCTGGAAGTGGCCAAACTCCTTGAAAAGAATGTGACCTACACCACCATTGCTCAATCCACAGGTGCCAGCACGGCTACTATTAGTCGGGTCAAGCGGTGCCTGTACTTTGGGGCCGACGGTTATCAGATGGTCCTGAAGCGTCTGGAGGAGAAGGAAAAGGAGGAGGACTAA
- a CDS encoding MetQ/NlpA family ABC transporter substrate-binding protein, with amino-acid sequence MKRKLSTLIIGSVVALSLVLTGCGSTPQKADTPPNSGNANEPVTIKVGATPVPHAELLEFVQPKLAEQGINLEIVDFTDYALPNPAVNDGVIDANFFQHTPYLDTYLAQGMKLAIIGTVHIEPMGFYSKKVTKIDELKDGDAIAIPNDPSNGGRALAVLEQAGLIKLKDGAGVTATELDIVENPKKLKIQAIEAAQLPHALTDPKIAGAVINTNYALEAGLNPTEDAIVLEGKDSPYANIVVAKEDRKNDPNLKKLVDALNSPEVKQFIEDTYKGAVVPAF; translated from the coding sequence ATGAAACGTAAACTCTCGACTTTAATTATCGGCTCCGTAGTAGCCCTATCCTTGGTACTTACCGGGTGCGGAAGCACCCCTCAAAAAGCCGATACTCCGCCCAACTCCGGTAATGCTAATGAGCCTGTGACAATCAAAGTAGGCGCTACTCCCGTTCCCCATGCCGAACTTCTTGAATTCGTCCAACCTAAATTAGCAGAACAAGGTATCAATCTGGAAATCGTCGATTTTACGGATTACGCTCTTCCTAACCCAGCCGTTAACGACGGAGTCATCGACGCCAACTTCTTCCAACACACTCCTTACCTGGATACCTACCTTGCTCAAGGCATGAAGCTGGCAATCATCGGCACCGTGCATATTGAGCCTATGGGCTTCTACTCTAAAAAAGTAACCAAAATCGATGAGCTCAAAGACGGTGATGCTATTGCCATCCCTAACGATCCCTCCAATGGCGGCCGCGCTTTAGCCGTCTTAGAACAAGCCGGATTGATTAAACTCAAAGACGGTGCCGGTGTCACCGCAACAGAATTGGATATCGTTGAAAACCCTAAAAAGCTAAAAATTCAAGCCATTGAGGCTGCTCAACTTCCCCACGCTCTTACTGACCCCAAAATTGCTGGAGCTGTCATCAACACCAACTACGCTTTAGAAGCCGGCCTCAATCCCACTGAGGATGCCATTGTCCTTGAAGGCAAAGATTCTCCTTATGCCAACATCGTGGTAGCCAAAGAAGATCGCAAAAACGATCCCAATCTCAAAAAATTAGTAGATGCTTTGAACTCCCCAGAAGTTAAGCAGTTTATTGAAGATACCTACAAAGGTGCTGTCGTTCCTGCCTTCTAA
- the hisZ gene encoding ATP phosphoribosyltransferase regulatory subunit encodes MPRSSLGLRIPEGMHDILPDELALQERAEASALDLFKAWAYQKVVTPTLEYGACIQPVEEEGDSFFKLFDRQGHVLVLRPELTTPIARMVSTRMRGTAFPLRLCYAADVFRYSKSHKQEFRQVGVELIGSASPAADAEVVALAIEALRKIGGMGFQINLGHMGIFKGIMAELGVPQEFKFSYQEKLARKDFVGIERLVKDYGFEFRVEEILLKLPHLHGKEDMLDQVLEWSQQPSLLEAVDALRQVYQYLKDFGVQDYVSLDLGILRGFSYYTGAVFEGYVPGVGFPVVEGGRYDSLYGEFGEDAPATGFAINLKAIIEQMTCSNAEIPEVLVYGSDVSKVIAEARKLRQPGKRVEMCLESFTQEQAVESANRKGIKEVVCAR; translated from the coding sequence ATGCCGCGAAGTTCTTTGGGCTTAAGAATCCCGGAAGGGATGCATGATATTCTTCCAGATGAGTTAGCCTTACAAGAGCGGGCAGAGGCCTCTGCGCTGGATTTATTCAAAGCATGGGCTTATCAGAAGGTTGTCACTCCGACCTTGGAGTATGGGGCATGCATCCAGCCGGTCGAAGAAGAAGGGGATAGTTTCTTTAAGCTCTTTGATCGTCAGGGCCATGTCCTGGTGCTGCGTCCGGAGTTAACCACTCCCATCGCCCGGATGGTCAGCACCCGGATGCGGGGGACTGCCTTTCCTTTGCGATTATGTTACGCAGCGGATGTCTTCCGCTATTCTAAATCTCATAAACAAGAATTCAGGCAAGTAGGAGTAGAGCTTATCGGATCAGCCTCCCCTGCGGCGGATGCCGAAGTAGTCGCCTTAGCGATTGAAGCTCTCCGCAAAATCGGCGGAATGGGTTTTCAAATCAATTTGGGACATATGGGTATATTTAAAGGTATTATGGCTGAGTTGGGAGTTCCTCAGGAATTTAAATTCAGCTATCAAGAAAAGCTTGCCCGCAAGGATTTCGTGGGGATCGAAAGATTGGTTAAGGACTATGGTTTTGAATTCAGAGTCGAGGAGATTCTTTTAAAGCTTCCTCACCTTCATGGTAAAGAGGATATGTTGGATCAAGTTCTTGAATGGAGTCAGCAGCCCTCATTACTGGAAGCGGTGGATGCCCTGAGGCAGGTGTATCAATACTTAAAGGATTTCGGAGTTCAGGACTATGTGTCCCTGGATCTGGGGATTTTACGTGGCTTTAGTTATTATACGGGTGCAGTCTTTGAAGGCTATGTTCCCGGAGTGGGCTTCCCTGTTGTTGAAGGAGGGCGTTATGACTCCCTATACGGTGAATTTGGGGAGGATGCCCCTGCTACAGGGTTTGCTATCAATCTAAAGGCTATCATCGAGCAAATGACCTGCTCCAATGCTGAAATCCCGGAAGTTCTTGTCTATGGCAGTGATGTTTCAAAAGTTATCGCTGAAGCCCGGAAACTCCGCCAACCAGGAAAACGTGTGGAGATGTGTCTGGAAAGCTTTACACAGGAACAAGCTGTGGAATCGGCTAACCGCAAAGGAATCAAGGAAGTAGTTTGCGCAAGGTGA
- a CDS encoding Kiwa anti-phage protein KwaB-like domain-containing protein yields the protein MSKEFLLNTFRNVNGGSYSWNLYFLKINHRFRGNPYYVYKHTFRNATYLSDYISALLDLVIQYQIEPLESVQDYNGENSKTSCDKLDIHNDLIEEQWSELVGSVVGAPREQITGKYQGYILDGQPTAEELPQITIVKAGNPIISLDKKNSKVFKHTVNGELEQLTDELCRLYLNADFFVIADTLYSFNHSFEGMFNLEKTLHRLKMQAVESIMGTNVFQDAEKVRGFMKSYTSPKTFLTLKQQRMNKLQTSEGRIEIAERLRINTTESNDLIIVNQEQANQLIKYLCYKIFQDKETDNLIEVNSVINDNVFG from the coding sequence ATGAGTAAAGAATTTCTTTTAAATACATTTCGGAATGTTAATGGTGGTTCATACTCATGGAATTTGTATTTTCTTAAAATCAATCATCGGTTTAGAGGTAATCCTTACTATGTCTACAAACACACATTTAGAAATGCTACATATTTATCGGATTACATATCTGCTTTGCTTGATTTGGTAATACAATATCAAATCGAACCATTGGAATCTGTGCAGGATTACAACGGTGAAAATAGCAAGACTTCATGCGATAAATTGGATATTCATAACGATTTAATTGAAGAACAATGGAGTGAGCTTGTTGGTTCAGTTGTCGGTGCGCCAAGAGAACAAATCACCGGAAAATATCAGGGGTATATTCTTGATGGACAGCCAACAGCTGAAGAACTGCCACAGATCACTATAGTGAAGGCAGGAAATCCAATTATTTCTTTGGATAAAAAGAATTCAAAGGTGTTCAAACATACAGTAAATGGCGAATTAGAGCAACTCACAGATGAATTATGTCGCTTATATTTAAATGCCGACTTTTTTGTGATTGCAGATACTTTATATTCATTCAACCATAGTTTTGAAGGAATGTTCAATCTTGAAAAAACATTGCATAGGTTGAAAATGCAGGCAGTTGAAAGCATAATGGGCACAAACGTATTTCAGGATGCAGAAAAAGTGCGTGGCTTTATGAAGAGTTATACGTCACCTAAAACATTTTTAACCTTAAAACAACAGCGAATGAACAAACTTCAGACATCGGAAGGACGAATTGAAATTGCAGAAAGGTTGAGAATTAACACCACTGAATCTAATGATTTAATTATTGTTAATCAGGAGCAAGCCAATCAGCTTATTAAATATCTGTGCTATAAAATCTTTCAAGATAAGGAAACAGATAATCTCATTGAAGTTAACTCTGTTATAAACGACAATGTTTTTGGATAA
- a CDS encoding manganese catalase family protein, whose translation MYIYRKRFFYPIHVEGPDPVLAKELLEHYGGKDGELTQAVQYLNHQVNIDNRFLRELLGLIMAEELAHLETLSAMIIKLGGEVNRLSDHKNSPWSLSYVNQYSEPDKLLRANAALEKRARLLYEKHASMTQDPGVKRLLTFLARREGIHQRLLYQSYKVLTEGGTSEQYMEIIYEYKMSLQVLE comes from the coding sequence GTGTACATCTATCGAAAAAGGTTCTTTTATCCTATCCATGTGGAAGGGCCTGATCCGGTCCTGGCCAAAGAATTGTTGGAGCATTATGGTGGAAAGGATGGAGAGCTCACTCAGGCAGTTCAATACTTAAATCATCAGGTTAATATAGACAACCGTTTTTTACGTGAACTTTTAGGGCTCATCATGGCTGAAGAACTTGCTCACTTGGAAACTTTATCGGCAATGATTATTAAGCTGGGCGGGGAGGTCAATCGCTTAAGCGACCATAAGAACTCCCCTTGGTCTCTTTCCTATGTAAACCAGTATTCTGAACCGGATAAACTTTTAAGAGCTAATGCTGCCTTGGAAAAGAGAGCACGCCTTTTGTATGAGAAGCATGCTTCCATGACCCAGGATCCTGGAGTTAAACGTCTGCTTACCTTTTTAGCCCGGCGGGAAGGGATTCATCAAAGGCTCTTATATCAAAGTTATAAGGTCTTAACTGAAGGAGGTACTTCAGAGCAATATATGGAGATTATCTATGAGTACAAAATGAGTTTACAGGTACTGGAATAG